From a single Flavobacterium sp. genomic region:
- the hemB gene encoding porphobilinogen synthase, producing MFPLHRGRRLRVNESIRSLVRETSLSPADFMFPMFIAEGENYKSEIASMPGIFRRSIDLTVEEVKELFALGIRAVNIYVKVDESLKDNTGKEAWNDNGLMQKAIRAIKTACPKMIVMPDVALDPYSIYGHDGIIENGDIANDATNDALVKMAVSHAKAGADFVAPSDMMDGRVLRLRQGLDAAGFHNVGIMSYSAKYASAFYGPFRDALDSAPREADVAVPKDKKTYQMDYANRIEAVKEALWDVEEGADMVMVKPGIAYLDIVREVKNAVDVPVTVFHVSGEYAMIKAASERGWLDHDKIMMEQLMCIKRAGASLISTYFAKEAAILLNK from the coding sequence ATGTTTCCATTACACAGAGGTCGTCGTTTAAGAGTAAACGAATCTATAAGAAGTTTAGTACGCGAAACCAGCTTAAGTCCGGCAGATTTTATGTTCCCGATGTTTATTGCTGAAGGAGAAAACTACAAATCTGAAATTGCATCAATGCCCGGCATTTTTCGTCGCTCGATTGATTTAACCGTTGAAGAAGTAAAAGAACTTTTTGCTTTGGGAATTCGTGCTGTAAATATTTATGTCAAGGTAGACGAATCACTAAAAGATAATACAGGTAAAGAAGCTTGGAATGATAATGGTTTGATGCAAAAAGCTATTCGTGCCATCAAAACCGCTTGTCCTAAAATGATTGTAATGCCAGATGTAGCTTTAGACCCGTATTCCATTTATGGTCACGATGGAATAATTGAAAATGGTGACATTGCAAATGATGCAACCAATGATGCTTTAGTAAAAATGGCGGTTTCTCATGCAAAAGCAGGTGCAGATTTTGTAGCACCGAGCGATATGATGGATGGTCGTGTTTTACGTTTACGTCAAGGTTTAGATGCTGCTGGATTTCACAATGTGGGTATTATGAGTTATTCTGCAAAATACGCTTCTGCTTTTTACGGTCCGTTTCGAGATGCATTAGATAGTGCTCCAAGAGAAGCTGATGTAGCAGTGCCAAAAGATAAAAAGACCTATCAAATGGATTACGCTAATCGCATTGAAGCGGTTAAAGAAGCGTTGTGGGATGTGGAAGAAGGAGCCGATATGGTTATGGTAAAACCAGGAATTGCTTATTTAGATATTGTTCGTGAAGTTAAAAATGCGGTGGATGTTCCGGTTACGGTTTTCCATGTTTCCGGAGAATATGCTATGATAAAAGCAGCGTCTGAAAGAGGTTGGTTAGATCATGATAAAATTATGATGGAACAATTAATGTGTATCAAGAGAGCAGGCGCAAGTTTAATTTCAACGTATTTTGCCAAAGAAGCCGCTATTTTATTGAATAAGTAA
- a CDS encoding c-type cytochrome: MKILLKTISVLTFALIATSCGEKKETDAYGNLVEEKKEATTETTVDPLLAKGQELFEGKGTCTACHKPDVKVVGPSIKDIAKIYKEKGASIASFINGEGETLVDASQYEIMKANFVITKAMTPEERKALEVYMMSLE; the protein is encoded by the coding sequence ATGAAAATTTTATTAAAAACAATCAGTGTTTTGACTTTCGCATTAATTGCAACAAGCTGTGGTGAAAAGAAAGAAACTGATGCGTATGGAAATCTTGTAGAAGAAAAAAAAGAGGCAACAACTGAAACAACTGTTGACCCATTATTAGCAAAAGGACAAGAACTTTTTGAAGGAAAAGGAACTTGTACTGCTTGTCATAAACCAGACGTTAAAGTTGTTGGACCTTCAATTAAAGATATTGCAAAAATTTACAAAGAAAAAGGTGCTAGTATTGCTTCGTTTATTAATGGCGAAGGCGAAACATTAGTAGATGCCTCTCAATATGAAATTATGAAAGCTAATTTTGTAATTACAAAAGCTATGACACCTGAAGAACGCAAAGCACTAGAAGTATATATGATGAGTTTAGAATAG
- a CDS encoding response regulator transcription factor yields the protein MSKKRILYVEDDETLAFLTSDNLEQHFEVIHCNNGKEAFQLFCKDTFDLCVLDIMLPDMDGFEIATEIRKRNQEIPIIFLSAKTMKEDRIKGLKLGADDYLVKPYSIEELILKIEIFLNRSQKSTDNSTQKQYTFGSFHFEPENYLLKNENQNITLTEREASLLKLFLDNPNTVLKREKILMELWGSDDYFLGRSLDVFISRLRKIIKEETHVRIENIPRVGFKLVVE from the coding sequence ATGAGTAAAAAACGCATTTTGTATGTTGAAGACGACGAAACGTTAGCGTTTTTAACTAGCGACAATTTGGAACAACATTTTGAAGTAATACATTGTAACAATGGTAAAGAAGCCTTTCAATTATTTTGTAAAGACACTTTCGATTTATGTGTTTTAGATATTATGTTGCCCGACATGGATGGTTTTGAAATTGCTACTGAAATTAGAAAACGAAACCAAGAAATTCCAATTATTTTTCTTTCGGCAAAAACAATGAAAGAAGACCGAATTAAAGGGTTAAAATTAGGTGCAGATGATTATTTGGTTAAACCATATTCAATTGAAGAACTTATTTTAAAGATTGAAATTTTCTTAAATCGTAGCCAAAAATCTACCGATAATTCAACACAAAAGCAATATACTTTTGGGAGTTTTCATTTTGAACCAGAGAACTATTTACTAAAGAATGAAAATCAAAATATAACACTTACAGAAAGAGAAGCATCACTATTAAAATTGTTCTTAGACAATCCGAATACCGTTTTAAAAAGAGAAAAAATTTTAATGGAATTATGGGGAAGCGATGATTATTTTCTAGGCAGAAGTTTAGATGTTTTTATTTCCCGATTGCGAAAAATTATAAAAGAAGAAACCCACGTGAGAATCGAAAATATTCCGCGCGTGGGCTTTAAATTGGTGGTTGAATAA
- a CDS encoding HAMP domain-containing sensor histidine kinase, translating to MKFNRFNTIIFIGFLAIVGVIVMQLFLLNQAYIFEKRDMEDKIHFALQDVVEKIYRDNKSELPITNPIKKISENYFIVNVNDVFENQILEKYLKVEFEKVKLELDFEYAIYDCSSDEMVYGNYISLDGKSEKFCKDCFLKNNDLTYYFAVRFPNLKQTYFKSISQYWIFTGVLFLVLIIYVYSVFLMLQQKRYTDLQKDFINNMTHEFKTPLASILIASNYANTQKEIAENSRLSKYMQIIINQSNKLNQHIEKILYIAKTESKQILLDKTKVNLTTLLELVKENILLKHQKEVLIDIQLERDYLVQADEFHFYNILYNIMDNAVKYSVQKPIIHIQSNENEKGLVLKFSDNGVGIPPNDLPFIFDKFYRVARTDNKDIEGFGIGLSYVKRVCEWHKWKVIAVNNKDLGITVSIQINKKEYE from the coding sequence ATGAAGTTTAACCGATTTAACACTATTATTTTTATAGGCTTTTTAGCAATTGTTGGTGTAATTGTTATGCAATTGTTTTTATTAAACCAAGCGTATATTTTTGAAAAAAGGGATATGGAGGATAAAATCCATTTTGCCTTACAAGATGTTGTGGAAAAAATTTACCGAGATAACAAATCTGAATTACCTATTACAAATCCCATAAAAAAAATTTCTGAGAATTATTTTATTGTTAATGTAAATGATGTTTTTGAAAATCAAATTTTAGAGAAATATTTAAAGGTAGAATTTGAAAAAGTAAAGTTAGAATTAGACTTTGAATATGCTATTTACGATTGTAGTTCTGATGAAATGGTTTACGGGAATTATATTTCGTTAGATGGGAAATCTGAAAAGTTTTGTAAAGATTGTTTTTTAAAAAACAACGATTTAACTTACTATTTTGCTGTTCGATTTCCTAATTTAAAACAAACATATTTTAAGAGTATTTCGCAATATTGGATTTTTACTGGAGTGTTATTTTTGGTATTAATTATTTATGTTTATTCTGTATTTTTAATGTTACAACAAAAAAGATACACTGATTTACAAAAAGATTTCATCAACAATATGACCCATGAATTTAAAACCCCATTAGCGTCAATTCTAATAGCATCAAATTATGCAAATACACAAAAGGAAATAGCAGAAAATTCTAGGTTGTCAAAATACATGCAAATAATTATTAATCAAAGTAATAAACTAAATCAGCATATCGAAAAAATTCTATATATAGCAAAAACAGAAAGCAAACAAATTTTATTAGATAAAACCAAAGTTAACTTAACCACTTTACTTGAATTGGTAAAGGAAAATATTCTTTTAAAGCATCAGAAGGAGGTATTGATTGACATTCAATTAGAACGTGACTATTTGGTGCAAGCCGATGAATTTCATTTTTACAACATCCTTTATAATATTATGGATAATGCAGTGAAATATTCAGTTCAAAAGCCAATTATTCATATTCAATCGAATGAAAATGAAAAAGGATTGGTTTTGAAATTCTCAGACAATGGCGTTGGAATTCCTCCAAATGATTTACCTTTCATTTTTGATAAATTTTACAGAGTAGCGCGTACAGATAATAAAGATATCGAAGGTTTTGGCATTGGACTTTCGTATGTAAAACGTGTTTGTGAATGGCACAAATGGAAAGTTATTGCGGTTAATAATAAAGATTTAGGAATTACAGTATCTATACAAATTAATAAAAAAGAGTATGAGTAA
- a CDS encoding DUF1573 domain-containing protein, protein MKSIKLSILALFIASASFAQVKDSKVVPTKELKTETTKVEAIPAEVKTPATPAQSAIKWDQEMHDFGDIEKGKPVTYEFSFTNNTKETILITNVRPACGCTAANYTKTPIKPGEKGMVAATFNAANGGVFQKSVTITTTENGAEAVKTLSFKGKVLEPATDKKEEIKS, encoded by the coding sequence ATGAAATCAATTAAATTATCAATTTTAGCTTTATTTATTGCTAGTGCTTCATTCGCACAAGTAAAAGACTCAAAAGTTGTTCCTACAAAAGAATTAAAAACTGAAACTACAAAAGTTGAAGCAATTCCTGCTGAAGTTAAAACTCCAGCTACTCCAGCTCAGTCTGCAATTAAATGGGATCAAGAAATGCATGATTTTGGAGATATTGAAAAAGGAAAACCTGTTACTTATGAGTTTTCGTTTACTAACAACACCAAAGAAACGATTTTAATTACAAATGTGAGACCAGCTTGTGGTTGTACTGCAGCTAATTACACCAAAACGCCAATTAAACCAGGTGAAAAAGGAATGGTTGCTGCAACTTTTAACGCAGCTAATGGTGGTGTTTTCCAAAAATCAGTTACAATTACAACTACTGAAAACGGTGCTGAAGCAGTAAAAACTTTATCTTTCAAAGGAAAAGTATTAGAGCCAGCTACTGACAAAAAAGAAGAGATTAAATCTTAA
- a CDS encoding methylated-DNA--[protein]-cysteine S-methyltransferase, translated as MESVIIKTPLSFTEVKGDADGVSKIHVLDESVELSTIIPNDLIEAVNQLEEYFIGKRTEFTFKLNPKGTEFQKKVWQELLQIPYGKTCSYLELSKKLGNAKAIRAVASANGKNPLWIVVPCHRVIGTDGSLKGYAGGLWRKKWLLEHENPIKQESLF; from the coding sequence ATGGAATCAGTAATCATAAAAACACCACTAAGTTTTACAGAAGTTAAAGGTGATGCTGACGGAGTTTCAAAAATTCATGTATTGGATGAAAGTGTAGAATTATCGACTATAATTCCTAATGATTTAATCGAAGCAGTTAACCAACTTGAAGAATATTTTATAGGAAAACGGACCGAATTCACATTTAAATTAAACCCAAAAGGAACCGAATTTCAGAAAAAGGTTTGGCAAGAGTTACTACAAATTCCATATGGTAAAACATGCTCCTATTTAGAATTATCAAAAAAATTAGGCAATGCAAAAGCAATTCGAGCAGTAGCATCGGCAAATGGTAAAAACCCACTCTGGATTGTAGTACCCTGTCATCGCGTTATTGGTACAGATGGTTCACTAAAGGGTTATGCCGGTGGATTATGGCGAAAAAAATGGTTACTTGAACATGAAAATCCAATAAAACAAGAAAGTTTGTTTTAG
- a CDS encoding serine hydrolase domain-containing protein, with product MKFLLKFFKWFAIVLASIIILMYIFDVDYLLRAVRTIYFKGYTTAFLEDYKEFPNREIKKGIAQPWAIASDYNTIPATEELAKNHKELQTIAYLIIKNDSIWHESYFDGFDENSKSNSFSMAKSIVTMAMGKALMEGKMKSLDQKVTDFFPELKGTYPKEVTIGDLSSMASGLSWDEKYYSPFSIVTRAYFDDDLKNVILNLDINEKPGQSFKYLSGATQLLAMCVEKATGEHLSAYVSKHFWQPMGAENDALWQLDEAPDGIEKAYCCIASNARDFARFGKLYLNNGKWNDQQILDSTFVKKCITPRFNETPHYGYGWWMHNFLGKDLYYMRGHLGQFVIVIPEDELIIVRLGHLKGVQTSYDPHSEDLYIYVEEAYEMLKLRKK from the coding sequence ATGAAATTCCTTCTAAAATTTTTTAAATGGTTCGCAATTGTTTTAGCGAGCATTATTATTTTAATGTACATTTTTGATGTAGATTATCTTTTACGAGCCGTAAGAACTATTTATTTTAAAGGCTATACTACTGCCTTTTTAGAAGATTATAAAGAATTCCCAAATAGAGAAATCAAAAAAGGAATAGCACAACCATGGGCAATTGCATCTGATTACAACACTATTCCGGCTACCGAGGAGTTAGCAAAAAATCATAAAGAGCTACAAACTATAGCATATCTCATCATTAAAAATGATAGTATTTGGCACGAAAGCTATTTTGATGGATTTGATGAAAATTCAAAATCAAATTCCTTTTCCATGGCAAAAAGTATAGTTACCATGGCTATGGGAAAAGCCCTTATGGAAGGAAAAATGAAAAGTTTAGATCAAAAAGTAACCGACTTTTTTCCTGAACTAAAAGGAACTTATCCGAAAGAAGTTACCATTGGCGATTTGTCTTCTATGGCTTCTGGATTGAGTTGGGATGAAAAATATTACAGTCCATTTTCAATTGTTACCCGAGCTTATTTTGACGATGATTTAAAAAATGTAATCTTAAACTTAGACATAAATGAAAAACCTGGGCAATCCTTCAAATATTTAAGCGGTGCTACCCAACTACTAGCCATGTGTGTTGAAAAAGCGACTGGAGAACATTTATCTGCTTATGTTTCAAAACATTTTTGGCAACCTATGGGAGCTGAAAACGATGCGCTTTGGCAACTGGATGAAGCGCCAGATGGAATTGAAAAAGCTTACTGTTGTATCGCCAGTAATGCAAGAGATTTCGCAAGATTCGGAAAATTATATTTGAATAATGGAAAGTGGAATGATCAACAAATATTAGATAGTACGTTTGTAAAAAAATGCATTACACCTCGTTTTAATGAAACTCCACATTATGGGTATGGCTGGTGGATGCACAACTTTTTAGGAAAAGATTTATACTATATGCGTGGGCATTTAGGGCAATTTGTAATTGTAATTCCTGAAGACGAGTTAATTATTGTTAGATTAGGCCATTTAAAAGGTGTTCAAACATCATACGATCCACATAGTGAAGATTTATATATTTATGTGGAAGAAGCTTATGAAATGTTGAAATTGAGAAAAAAATGA
- a CDS encoding 3'-5' exonuclease: protein MIEKINLNNILFLDIETVPEHQNYGILDEETRYLWEHKTQYQRKDEVSAEDFYERAGIWAEFGKIITISVGYFVNKADIRNFRVTSFWGDEKKILQDFSNLLNTHFNGAQHVLCGHNAKEFDIPFIARRMIINGIALPNKLNLFGKKPWEVPHLDTLELWKFGDYKHFTSLKLLTKVLGIPSPKDDIDGSEVACVFYIENDIDRIITYCEKDVIAVAQIFLRLRREDLLVEDEIIHV from the coding sequence ATGATTGAAAAAATTAACCTTAACAACATTCTATTTTTAGACATTGAAACTGTTCCGGAACACCAAAATTATGGCATTTTAGACGAAGAAACACGTTATTTATGGGAACACAAAACACAATACCAACGAAAAGACGAAGTCTCGGCTGAAGATTTTTACGAAAGAGCAGGTATTTGGGCAGAATTTGGGAAAATCATCACCATTTCTGTGGGGTATTTTGTAAATAAAGCCGATATTAGAAACTTTCGAGTAACTAGTTTTTGGGGTGATGAAAAAAAGATTTTACAAGATTTTTCAAATTTACTAAACACCCATTTCAATGGAGCGCAGCATGTACTATGTGGCCATAATGCCAAAGAGTTTGACATTCCATTTATTGCTAGACGCATGATTATTAATGGAATTGCTTTACCAAATAAACTAAATTTATTCGGGAAAAAACCTTGGGAAGTACCCCATCTTGACACTTTAGAATTATGGAAGTTTGGTGATTACAAACACTTTACTTCATTAAAATTACTTACAAAAGTTTTAGGAATTCCATCTCCAAAAGACGATATTGATGGTAGCGAAGTTGCGTGTGTTTTTTATATAGAAAATGACATTGATAGAATTATTACTTACTGTGAAAAAGATGTTATTGCAGTGGCACAAATTTTCCTAAGATTAAGAAGAGAAGATTTATTGGTAGAAGATGAAATTATTCATGTATAA
- a CDS encoding S8 family serine peptidase, whose amino-acid sequence MKIRTLLLIFSLVFSGFVCSQTKEDVEKITKNYDLEKIKELEVTYKKKEADEKEAAYEAAKINGWPITIKNEDGSFQELMKLTPDGFPIYYSTENVAAARSTRTNYLNTGGGLGLTLDGQNMVARVWDGGTVRRTHRGFETGRLTTVDDATGTTYSDHATHVSGTIIANRWSIGSNAIKGMATQATARTFNWTDDESEVLSEVALGMLLSNHSYGVPVTGTGGTLPSWYIGSYVDDSRAWDEIAYVSPYYLAVYSAGNDGTNNNNPDPIAAGYDKLVGNKVAKNVLTIANAQDAVINADGSLSSVNIDNSSSQGPTDDRRIKPDIAGNGTAVNSIVETSDTATGQMSGTSMAAPNVTGTLLLLQQHYKNVTNNFMKSATLKGLACHTADDAGVLGPDPKFGWGLLNAKKAAETITNNGLSSWVSEERLNQGDIFSMTVASSGGASNPLIASITWTDVPGEANNGQRLTPNDPFKALVNDLDIRITKDGIPFYPWRLDVNSPTSPALRDADNSIDNVEVVKIDNPAAGNYVITVTHKGTLVTGGQNYSLVVTGLSSNIALIPTSDNVELCSNQTATYTFNYKQVGGGTTNFSATGVPSGANVSISPTSLSANGTVTMTVSNLGSVVPGEYNIGIVGNNGVELETRTKVLKIYSSTFDPVAMLYPANGFNGASTTVNLDWAANSNVENQIVQLSTSPSFSTYIVNQTTPNTNYIVSGLSQDTMYYWRIVPSNRCGAASETNATVYSFRTGILSCGNTFTATDFSNATVAEVANSSASVPVIITGGLTIGEMRVSFAMTHTYVQDMTIMLQGPVSLGSPIVTLLQQPCGDNDDINCRLIDSGAAPTCTGTPSISGDIAPTNPLSSLNGLIADGTWTLLVDDPFNNDGGTISSFSIEVCAVTASLSSNDNVLGSLKVYPNPAKGIVNIDLGNVTGDTTYELFDVQGRKVISKVSSTNFETLNVESLSDGIYMLTVQNGSAKTTKKLVINK is encoded by the coding sequence ATGAAAATCAGAACATTACTACTTATTTTTTCATTAGTTTTTTCTGGATTTGTTTGTTCTCAAACAAAAGAAGATGTAGAAAAAATAACCAAAAATTATGATTTGGAGAAAATTAAAGAATTAGAAGTTACTTACAAAAAGAAAGAGGCAGATGAGAAAGAAGCAGCTTATGAAGCAGCAAAAATAAATGGATGGCCTATTACAATCAAAAATGAAGATGGTTCATTTCAAGAATTAATGAAGTTAACACCAGATGGCTTCCCAATTTATTATTCAACAGAAAATGTTGCTGCGGCTAGATCCACTCGTACTAATTATTTAAATACTGGAGGTGGTTTAGGATTAACTTTAGATGGACAGAACATGGTGGCTAGAGTATGGGATGGCGGTACCGTGAGAAGAACACATAGAGGTTTTGAAACAGGCAGACTTACAACAGTAGATGATGCAACTGGAACAACTTATTCAGATCATGCCACACACGTATCTGGGACAATTATTGCCAATAGATGGAGTATTGGTTCTAATGCTATTAAAGGGATGGCAACACAAGCTACAGCAAGAACATTTAATTGGACAGATGATGAATCTGAAGTATTATCTGAAGTGGCATTAGGAATGCTCCTTTCAAATCATTCTTATGGAGTACCAGTTACAGGAACAGGAGGAACACTTCCTTCATGGTATATTGGTTCGTATGTAGATGATTCAAGGGCTTGGGATGAAATTGCTTATGTTTCACCATATTATTTAGCTGTTTATTCTGCTGGAAATGATGGAACAAATAATAATAATCCGGACCCAATTGCTGCTGGTTATGATAAATTAGTTGGTAATAAAGTAGCTAAAAATGTATTAACAATTGCTAATGCTCAGGATGCTGTAATTAACGCTGACGGTTCTTTATCAAGTGTTAATATTGATAATTCAAGTAGCCAAGGTCCTACAGACGATAGAAGAATAAAACCAGATATTGCAGGCAACGGTACTGCAGTAAATTCTATCGTTGAAACTTCTGATACCGCTACAGGTCAAATGTCTGGAACATCTATGGCTGCTCCTAATGTTACAGGGACTCTGTTATTGTTACAGCAACACTATAAAAATGTAACAAATAATTTTATGAAATCTGCTACATTAAAAGGTTTGGCTTGTCATACGGCTGACGATGCGGGAGTTTTAGGGCCAGATCCCAAATTTGGATGGGGGTTGTTAAATGCTAAAAAAGCAGCAGAAACTATTACAAATAATGGATTATCATCATGGGTTTCAGAAGAACGATTAAACCAAGGTGATATATTTTCAATGACTGTTGCATCTAGTGGAGGCGCAAGTAATCCACTTATAGCTTCAATTACATGGACAGATGTTCCTGGTGAAGCTAATAATGGTCAAAGATTAACACCAAATGACCCTTTCAAAGCGTTAGTAAATGACTTAGATATTAGAATTACTAAAGATGGTATTCCTTTTTATCCTTGGAGACTAGATGTTAATTCTCCAACTTCACCAGCATTGAGAGATGCGGATAATAGTATTGATAATGTTGAAGTAGTTAAAATTGACAATCCAGCGGCTGGGAATTATGTAATTACAGTGACTCATAAAGGGACTTTAGTTACAGGAGGACAAAATTATTCATTGGTTGTGACAGGTTTATCATCAAATATTGCTCTTATTCCAACCTCAGATAATGTTGAATTGTGTAGTAATCAAACAGCTACTTATACGTTTAATTATAAACAAGTAGGTGGTGGAACAACAAATTTTTCTGCTACAGGAGTACCTTCAGGCGCTAATGTTTCAATTTCTCCAACTAGTTTAAGTGCTAATGGAACAGTTACAATGACTGTTTCTAATTTAGGTTCTGTTGTTCCAGGGGAATACAATATTGGAATAGTAGGAAATAATGGGGTAGAATTAGAAACAAGAACTAAAGTACTTAAGATTTATAGTTCTACTTTTGATCCAGTTGCTATGTTATATCCTGCTAATGGATTTAATGGCGCTTCAACAACAGTTAATCTTGATTGGGCAGCTAATTCTAATGTTGAGAATCAAATAGTTCAATTGTCTACAAGTCCATCATTTTCAACTTATATAGTGAATCAGACTACTCCAAATACAAATTATATTGTTTCAGGTTTATCTCAAGATACTATGTATTATTGGAGAATAGTTCCTTCCAATAGATGTGGTGCAGCAAGTGAAACTAATGCAACAGTTTATTCTTTTAGAACAGGAATTTTATCTTGTGGGAATACATTTACTGCAACAGATTTTTCGAATGCTACAGTTGCAGAAGTGGCTAATTCTAGTGCTAGTGTGCCAGTTATTATAACAGGAGGTTTAACAATCGGTGAAATGAGAGTTTCTTTTGCAATGACTCATACTTATGTTCAAGATATGACAATAATGTTACAAGGCCCTGTTTCATTAGGAAGTCCTATTGTTACATTGCTACAGCAGCCTTGTGGTGATAACGATGATATTAATTGTAGATTAATTGATTCTGGTGCTGCTCCAACTTGTACGGGTACTCCATCAATTTCAGGAGATATAGCTCCGACAAATCCTTTAAGTAGTTTAAACGGTTTAATTGCAGATGGAACATGGACATTATTAGTTGACGATCCATTTAATAACGATGGTGGAACAATAAGTAGTTTTTCAATTGAGGTATGTGCTGTAACTGCTTCATTAAGTTCAAATGACAATGTTTTAGGATCTTTAAAAGTATATCCAAATCCTGCTAAAGGAATAGTAAATATTGATTTAGGAAATGTAACAGGAGATACAACTTATGAATTGTTTGATGTGCAAGGAAGAAAAGTAATCTCTAAAGTTTCTTCAACAAATTTTGAAACATTAAATGTTGAAAGTTTATCAGATGGAATATATATGCTAACGGTTCAAAACGGAAGTGCAAAAACAACTAAAAAATTGGTTATTAATAAATAG
- a CDS encoding nucleoside recognition domain-containing protein, whose amino-acid sequence MVLSRFWLVIFISSIFFIVFGLFSSQYYSIDYVLNGKQGEPLLIGEKYLKEVPQFVQDSVQKAEDKTFIINKNEADADTTYVFNNQTVKIYSGKQKADGLLPMTKSSLFDLILPLMAYLSFFCGIMELLIISGASERLAKKLSPLFAKVFPSIPKNHESISYMTLNFAANFLGLDSAATPFGLKAMQSLQELNDDKDRASDAQIMFMCLHAAGLTLIPTSIIGYRAAEHAANPADVMLPCIITSFVGTIAAFILVGIKQRVNFKSASLLAVLMGVIGAIVGLLFYVNSLDLIGKNYFTSNLSGLLLILIIGGTLIFSFVQEKKFVEQKTTIFDTFVSGANNGLKTGVTIFPYVMGMLVAISLFRNSGLFENISYGISFLFAHLGVAKEITDSLPVAMLRPFSSGGSRGFMIDAMKQFGPDSLTGRLSCIFQCSAETTFYVIAVYFGSINVKNTRYTLGMMLLVDLICVITAIFVASWFF is encoded by the coding sequence ATGGTTTTAAGCAGATTTTGGTTAGTGATATTTATATCTTCTATCTTTTTTATTGTTTTTGGATTGTTTTCTTCGCAATACTATTCTATTGATTATGTATTGAATGGCAAACAAGGTGAACCGCTTTTAATTGGTGAAAAATATTTAAAAGAAGTGCCTCAATTTGTACAAGACAGTGTGCAAAAAGCGGAAGATAAAACATTCATTATTAATAAAAATGAAGCTGATGCCGACACCACTTATGTGTTCAACAATCAAACTGTAAAAATCTACAGCGGAAAACAAAAAGCTGATGGATTACTACCCATGACTAAAAGCAGTTTGTTTGATTTAATTCTTCCTTTAATGGCTTATTTGTCATTTTTTTGTGGAATTATGGAATTACTAATTATTTCTGGAGCTTCTGAACGATTAGCTAAAAAACTAAGTCCTCTATTTGCCAAAGTATTTCCTTCTATTCCAAAAAATCACGAATCAATTTCCTACATGACATTGAATTTTGCTGCTAACTTTTTAGGTCTGGATTCTGCGGCTACTCCATTTGGATTAAAAGCCATGCAAAGTTTACAAGAACTCAACGATGATAAAGACCGAGCAAGTGATGCCCAAATTATGTTCATGTGTTTACACGCTGCGGGTTTAACATTAATCCCAACCTCAATTATTGGGTATCGAGCGGCTGAACATGCTGCCAATCCTGCTGATGTAATGTTACCTTGTATTATTACTTCTTTTGTTGGAACTATTGCTGCTTTTATCTTGGTTGGAATTAAACAACGAGTTAATTTTAAAAGTGCTTCTCTACTAGCAGTTTTAATGGGTGTTATCGGCGCCATTGTAGGATTATTATTTTATGTAAACAGTTTAGATTTAATCGGAAAAAATTATTTTACTTCTAATCTTTCTGGATTATTATTGATATTAATCATAGGTGGAACTTTGATTTTTTCTTTCGTTCAAGAGAAGAAATTTGTGGAACAAAAAACAACCATTTTCGACACTTTTGTATCAGGAGCCAACAACGGATTAAAAACGGGAGTAACTATTTTTCCTTATGTAATGGGAATGTTAGTAGCTATTTCGTTATTCAGAAATAGTGGTTTGTTTGAAAATATAAGCTACGGAATTTCATTTCTATTTGCTCATCTTGGTGTCGCTAAAGAGATCACCGATTCGCTCCCTGTGGCGATGTTACGTCCTTTTAGTTCTGGTGGTTCACGAGGTTTTATGATTGATGCGATGAAGCAATTTGGACCTGACTCCTTAACCGGAAGATTAAGCTGTATTTTCCAATGCAGTGCCGAAACAACTTTCTACGTGATTGCCGTTTATTTTGGAAGTATCAATGTGAAAAATACACGCTATACTTTAGGAATGATGCTTTTAGTGGATTTAATTTGTGTGATTACAGCAATTTTTGTGGCGAGTTGGTTTTTTTAG